Below is a window of Penaeus monodon isolate SGIC_2016 chromosome 13, NSTDA_Pmon_1, whole genome shotgun sequence DNA.
tgtgtgtgtgtgtgtgtgtgtgtgtgtgtgtgtgtgtgtgtgtgtgtgtgtgtgtgtgtgtgtgtgtgtgtgtgtgtgtgcattatatatatatatatatatatatatatatatatatatatatatatatatatatatatatatatatatatctgtgtgtgtgtgtgtgtgtgtgtgtgtgcgtgtgtgcgtgtgtgtgagtgttatatattatatatatatatatatatatatattcatatatatgtatatgtatatatacacatgtatatatgtatatgtatatatacacatgtatatatacagctcataatatatatatatatatatatatatatatatttatatttatatatatatatatatatatatatatattttttttttttttttttttttttttttttttttttttttttttgtacggtaggttcatgtttgagccgccgtggtgtacagcatgatacttaattgtagttttcatgttgtgatgctcttggagtgagcacgcggtagggtccccagctcctttccacggagagcgccggtgttaccttttttaggtaatcattctctcaatttatccgggcttgggaccagcactgacttgggctggcttgcccacccagtggctaggtaggcagtcgaggtgaagttccttgcccaagggaacaacgcgccgtctggtgactcgaaccctcgaactcagattggcatcgtgacagtcttggagtccgatactctaaccactcggccaccgcggccttaatgccCTGTCgtacaaggatgttggcgatcatggatttccatgattttcttgaaaatttagagcggtggtttgccgttgccttccgcccggtgttttttatcgagtcaccatctctatttacccggctagcggctttacccggatagccgccaggcaggcaatcgagatgaatttccctgcccaagggagcaacgcgccggccggtgactcgaaccctcgaactcaaattgccgtcgtgacagtcttgagtccgatgctctaaccactcggccaccgcggcctatatatatatatatatatatatatatatatatatatatatatatatatatatatatatatatatatatatatatatatatatatatacacatatatttataaatacatttatatacacacatatatagagacacagatagatagatatatgtgtgtgaatatgtatatataaatatgtatatatataaatatatatatatatatatatatatataaatatatatatatatatatacatatatatatatacatatatttacatatacatacatatatatacatacacacacacatacacacacacacactcacacatatttatatatatatatatatatatatatatatatatatatatatatatatatatatatattatatatatgagtgtgtgtatgtgtgtaggtgtgtgtgtgtaggtgtgtgtgtgtgtgtgtgtgtgtgtgtgtgtgtgtgtgtgtgtgtgtgtgtgtatgagtgtgtgtgtgtgtgtgtgtgtgtgtgtgtgtgtgtgtgtgtgtgtgtgtgtgtgtgtgtgtgtgtgtgtgtgtgtgtgtgtgtgtgtgtgtgcgtgtgtgtgcgtgtatgtatatatgttaattatttttcatcCAACCAGGGGCCGAAAATATACACGGAAAAACAGATGAGAGACAAATTCCATCTACATTAACATATTAAAACAACTAATAAACTACCAAGttataaattgaataataacagatgaagcaaatataaaataacaagggAGAAGTGGAAGTATAGGTGACCTAGGAGTGCTGGACTAGTAAATGTAGACTAGTGCTCGAAGAAAAGCTGTGGGGGTGGTCCACTGAATTAGTGCCCGTTCATGAGCAGGACTAAAGTGGGTATTGTGCTGCGGTGGtagggcaccagtttgttggcggcgggTAAGGCCCGGCGAGGCGGTGGCGcatcggggaggggggagagcaaacTGCTGAAGTGAGTTTGTGTAGCGAGTGAAGTTGGTGAGGCAAGGGGTAGTCAGGGGAGGACCGAGAAATGATTTTGGCTGCCCGTTTCTGCACCTTCTCGAGTTTCAGCAGTTGGGAGGAGGTGGAAGCTCCAGAAGTGGGACACCAAGGGACTTGAAACATGTAAAGCCTGTACGAGGCTGCATCCAGGAGAGCTTTTCGTCGATGGGGACGTCGAGCGtgtggttgtccagcgtgaggatcgACGCGGGGGCTGGGTTGGTGGAGAAATCGAACGGTAATGtggtttgcggtggtccaggcgaggaggttgtcgagggtgcgatGTAGGGAGGAGTGGTCAGGGCAGTACTGTCAATGGCAgtggcgatggtcgagtcatccacgtatttccaacgatgctcgatGTCCAGGAGCACGTCATTTATCATGACGAGGAAGCACAGGGGACCCGTTCTAGTCcgctgggggactccgcacgtgaatGGCAGGAAGCTGGAAACTTTACCCTGCACGTGCAAGGCCTGTTgcttgttggagagaaagtctgccagccaagGGACGCTGCACTCCCTGATGCCAGTGGAAGCTGCTGCTTATGAGACGACCGTGGTGTGGCCCACCAGTACGACGACTTTCTGGAAATCTATAAACATGCTGGTGACGAAgaatttgcgcttgtcgaggtggcaAAGGacgaagtgtgtatatatatatatatatatatatatatatatatatatatatatatatatatatatatatatatatgtatatatatgtatgtatgtatctatatgtatgtatgtatctatatatatatctatatctatatatatgcatatatatatatatatatatatatatatatatatatatatatatgtgtgtgtgtgtgtgtgtgtgtgtgtgtgtgtgtgtgtgtgtgtgtgtgtgtgtgtgtgtgtgtgtgtgtgtgtgtgtgtgtgtgcgtgcgggtgtgtgtgtatgtgtgcgtgtgtgcatatacatatatatttctctaacaTCACACATTATTTATCTGCGAGTATgatcaatgaaaaataaataaataaaacaaagatgcaCATGCACAGCTCAAACTTTTTACCATAAGGGATACTATACCACTTCAGATCTCAGGCGAACGGCATTTAGGGACACCATCGATGTGATCACTATGACGTCAAATGGAGACAaagaatcatacacacacacacacacacacacacacacacacacacgcacacacacacacacacacacacacacacacacacacacacacacatatatatatatatatatatatatatatatatatatatatatatatatatatatgtgtgtgtgtgtgtgtgtgtgtgtgtgtgtgtgtgtgtgtgtgtgtgtgtgtgtgtgtgtgtgtgtgtgtatgtatgtgttatatatatatatatatatatatatatatatatatatatatatatatatatatatatatatatatatatatatatatatatacataaatatatatatatatatatatatatatatatatatatatatatatatatatatatatatatatatgtatatatatgtatatatatatatatatatatatatatatatatatatatatatatatatatatatatatatatatatatatatatgcacacacacacacacacacacacacacacacacacacacacacacacacacacacacacacacacacacacacgcacacacacacacatatatatatatatatatatatatatatatatatatatatatatatatatatatattcctttcttcctttgttgTCTTGATGGCTCGGCGAATACTAACGAAGTGTTAACAAAGTGTTAACAATAAATAGGATATTTTGACACCCACGCGAGCTTCATGAAGACATGGCAATTTGCCGCCTGATCAAGCAGAAGCTTCCATGGTCTCTGTCGTCCCAACTTATTCGAGACATCGAGGTATTCCAAACGACACAGTTCCGTAAAGAGAAATTCGCTAGGAACTTCCGACTGACTCATGAATAGTGATATACATTCCATTTCTACCCTATACCCGACTACAGTAGGTAACTGATTTTATTCAACAATTAATAGGAAAGGCAAAATACTAAGCAAACGGACATAAACAGTCTGTGAGTGGTCGAGGGTTAATTAAACTTAAATTAGACCTTTTTTTCGTGAACAAATATAGCTTTAGGATAACCAGTAGGAAAAACATATATGTGACTTAAGGTGATATTATACGGTTAACAATGATCATTTTCTTCTACTGCGTCAAATATTATTCTAAAAATTTCACGCTTTTAACATTTTCTTGCTTTGCAATGCCGGAAACAATTACATGAAATTGCTGCTTGTAGACCGGCCGCCCGGGATGAGAAGCAAGTGGCCGGGGATGACGGTTCGAATGCAGCGCTCGGGTTTCGGACGCGTCACGATCCCCGCCGGGTTTTTTGCTCGCTTTTCGGGTGATTGGGACAGGGACGGCGAATCTGCGACGTTGCGTTCATTTCCAGTTCATATTGTGGCAgcgttcctttatatatatatatatatatatatatatatatatatatatatatatatatatatatatatatatatatatatatgggtatgacgttaaactgcatccccctgcagctgtagggtatgcctcttcaagcaaaggctaggagaagggaactctcaatgcaaatccccctgctgccttgtagggtatgcctattcaggcaagggctaggtccaccgccgacatctgtggtggcgtcaggaagggcatccggccttaatacgaagctgccaatctaatgaTATGATGTAGataaaaaatgatccgcaccggcgacccaggatgaacatggaaaagccagttgaagaagaagaagaagatatatatatatatatatatatatatatatatatatatatatatatatatatatatatatatatttacacatatatacatatatatatatatatatatattatatatatatatatatatatatatatgtgtgtgtgtgtgtgtgtgtgtgtgtgtgtgtgtgtgtgtgtgtgtgtgtgtgtgcgtgtgtgtgtgtgtgagtgtgtgtgtgtgtgtttatgtgtatatatgtatgtatgtatgtatgtatgtatgtatgtatgtatgtatgtatgtatgtacgtatgtatgtgtgaatgtacctatgtatctttcatatatacatacctaatcatatgtgtatatatatatgtgtgtgtgtgtgtgtgtgtgtgtgtttgtgtatgtatatatatatagatagatagatagatagatagatagatagatagatagacagatagatagatagatagatagatagatacagagtgagagagaaagtgaaagagagagagagagagagagagagagagagagagagagagagagaacgcgctTACATATAAATGCCTAACGatgttatactgtgtgtgtgtgtgtgtgtttgtgtatgtatatatatataaaaatatatatatatatatatatatatatatatatatatatatatatatatatatatatatatatatatatgtatatatataaacatatatatacatacatatatatatatatatatatatatatatatatatatatatatatatatatagagagagagagagagagagagagagagagagagagagagagagagagagagagagagagagagagagagagagagagagagagagagagagagagagagagagagagagagagagagagagagagaacgcgccTACATATAAATGCCTAATGATGTTATGCTGTGGATACATCTCATCAagtaccttttttctctttgcagATGGTAGTTGCAACGAGAGGCCCGCTAAAGTAAGTCAAATTAAGCTACGATTTTGGCTAAAACATTAGTAACATAAAGAGGATGATGTtgctgttattgataataataatgataatcagttaaTAAGAAcagtatgataattacaataataatgataataaagatgatgctgatggtgataacaacaataacaacacactaaaaataatgataataataatgatattgataataacagtaataataatgatagtaatggtattaaaaataataatgacgataatcatcataatcatcatcatcatcataatagtaataataataataataacaacaacgataataataataatagtaataataatataataataataataataataataataataataataataataataataataataataataataataataataataataataataataatgataatgaaagtaataatgacaacagctaCGTACATCAATAAAACAACGGTGATGATGGTGCGCACTGCCACCTCCATCCTACATTTCCAGCCATGAGAACGAGCTACCAAACAGGACAATAGCCCATTTTTACTACTTCACAGATCTAGTCGCTTTGCAATTCTTCCTTGATCATCCCACGGGTTCCTCCACTCATAGCTATAACCTTGAAGAGACAGCCTGGAGGGTGGGGTCATCCTCATGGTTATTAGATATCGTCCTAGTTCAGTAAAACACGAGGCAACGAGGTGCTGTGAATAATGAGATTTAATCGCCGGAGTATTAGTTTGTCAAAGGGGCATGTTTAgcgaaaaagaaccaatgaataGAATATACAGAAACGAAAAAACAAGCTTATGTTGGTAAAGCTCGTTATTCTCTGAGCAGACCCTTACATTAGGTCTATAAGAACCTGCTATATGTCGAGTTGCTAGAGTGACTGAAAGAGAAATTTCCAACTTAGCAAATACAAGAAATTCCAAGCTTGTGCTAATTGAGCAAGTCCTTTCAATTAAATATATCCAAAAGACAAAACTCTCTGAACGTCGGTAGTGACAGGTTGAggaatatttaatatcatataatccAAGTAAATACTCATGAAGAACGAACACCATAGGGCGTGTTATGTCTCcagctgccagaccaatctgtctactgactccCTGGTTCTAGCCTAGCGTCATGAACGATACTTCCAAAATGTAAAGCTCTGTGTGACTTCGAAGTCTTTAACACAAGTGTTTTGCTATTGACCTGGTTGGACAATGGTCCAAGAGTCTTTCAGACCCAAGGGCTTCACTTCACTGGCAATAGAGTCTTTGGAGGAGGTCAGTGACTTTGATACTGCCTAGTGTTGTTTTGCATTATCAACCTATTATCTAGTCCATGCGGGTGATGCAAGCAGATTGTTATGCTTCATTCTGGAATTCACGGAAAATAACTACACGaccctaccacactttacagcactctcaGTACCACGTGTCCCAGATATATTCACGGTGTGCCGAATCGAATACCTTTTAGAAGTTGCAGGCTGCAAGCATTCCACACACAAACTTTCGTGTTACTTTCTACAGGGCTCTCTCTTGGGAAGAGCAAAAATATGGCCTATTGTGGATATGCCAGATATTGATTCAGATTACTCTGgtttctggtgcctcagtagatGAGCAGTGCAATGCCTCAGTGATTGGTGCAGCCCCagaaatcccctttccccttctagagacacccctcagcaggtcagggggaacaATGCCAGACTACCTGATGGCACCTGTAGAACATGCAATCTGCAAGCTGTGGGTTCACTACCAgactttaacagttcagctgctGCTTTACGgcccttcagcttggagatcgatTCTCTAACTTCTTCTGCAtttcagaaatacacacacacacacacacacacacacacacacacacacacacacacacacacacacacacacacacacacacacacacacacacacacacacacacacactcatcaaataacaatattttagTAGAGCATTACACGTCTCTTGACATGTTTACTTTCTACTCatcctatacatacacatacgcatgcacacacacacgcgcgcacgcgcatgaAAATAGATACACGGAAAGACAGTGATACAGACAGAAAGGTAAactgatgaacagatagataaataacatttaataggtataaacacatactcacaaagtAAATAACAGTCGTGCCAAATCACATTTTGCGTCCCATGGCATGCCGTATGTTTCCCTTCCGCTCATCCTTGCAACCTATCTTTCTCAGGCCCGGATGCCCGAACCCGGATCAAGGTAGGCAGTGCCTGCTCTACCATGACCAGTGCCAGACGGATTGGGACtgcgaaaaagaaggaaaaggcgaCATATGCTGCCTGATAAATGGCTGCGGAAAGGAGTGCGTGACACTGAAAATGAACCCAAGGTAATTCTTATCTCATGGATAAAGGGTAAAGAATATCACGCATAAGCAGTGAAACTAAAACTATTCTGGGTGTGTTCAGAgggtaaaataaattattttaggaATGTAAACAGTCTGTTTCCCTAGATTCCCTGAATTACTCTTCTAGTTTGTAAT
It encodes the following:
- the LOC119580256 gene encoding WAP four-disulfide core domain protein 5-like, which codes for MKIVLLLALALPMVVATRGPLKPGCPNPDQGRQCLLYHDQCQTDWDCEKEGKGDICCLINGCGKECVTLKMNPRCPDPASYGLNCFAYIHQCNIDRECRGRQKCCLVAGCGRSCQEV